The DNA segment AGTTAGAGGTTTAAGGAACTTTTATTTAGTAAAAAGTGTtctttttttggcgtttagtttGTGTGTCCGATCTTATATTGTTTGTTACGTAACTTCCAAGTCACATGTTTTGCACAAGAAGTAGAAAAAAAGatgggaaaaaaataaaaaaaatgctaTATAAGAGATATAAAATGCCAAATTCCAATGTGTGTGTATTCTGGAAATACAAAAACCCCAAACTACTCTTTGCTTGCTCTCGAAGACGAAGTCGATTTTCTTTTAATTACGGCCTTTTTGCATGTCGAAGCATTGTGTCCGTTACCTTTACAATTCTGACACTGTCTTTCTTTGGCCCCCGGTTTCGATTTTGATTTAGTTTTTTCGATTGCTACCTTCTGTTTGGATTTCAGGCGCTTCCGAGATCCAGAACCTTTCGACTTATACCCAACAAAGACTCTTATTGGATTCTTGTCGTTTTTATATTGACCGGTTATCTCCGCAAATCTATCCCTAGTACTAGGAGGAGGAGCAACAATCTGCATATCTTGAACATTCTTCATATAAGATTGAAcatgatccttgtataaggatagcTCATCCTTATTACTAGATAAACGGTTCAAAGTATACTCCATTGAAAAAATAATTTCTCACATCATACTTTGCACATCGGGATCAAGCTCGGTCATATATTCAGGACTAGTTGAGTATTTGAAAGAGCAATTTGGGTAAGCCTCTTTACGCCATCTATTCAAaatgtattgttttggaaattcccTAATATCCAAAATTCTCAAAACATAAAATATATGTCTACATTACAAACTAAACTACTCAAAACGCCTGGATGAGCAACTGAAGGTGCAATCAGACTTACGGTACATTAcctgaaaacgccaaaaacaatatCTATATAACGCATGCAAAGAATTTCTGTATAAAAAAGACAATCTAAAAAACAAACACAACAACTGCATAAAAAACGaattaaatgtttaaaaaaatatgatAAACGCCATATTCAGAAAACgccaaataaaaaaacaaaaacgctATTGTTTACCTCGAATAAGGATGTATAAGGCTGCTGGAAatcatttatgtaaaacttaacaaacctaTCGGGCTGATCTTCGTAACGTTGATTTATGCAATCCGCAATTCCGATTAACTCAGCTTGAAAGtcacaaaaaaatatttttcgtGTATATGTCAGCAGCTTGGCCCTCCTACACATGGTAATTACTTTTCAACCGGGGGCATTTGTATCGAGATTCATGATCATTTTTATGATGCGTGTGACGTTGTGCTTCTATTGTAGTTTCGTAATGAGTAATGAACTCAACAAGAGTAGCTTTTGAATTGCACACTTGACCCGAAAAATGGTTCTCATTCTCCGACCTCGATGTAGTTCGCATAAGACCTAACAGCTCCTCCATTCTATTGTATGCAGGGATCCAAGATTCCCTAAGTTCAAAAATATCAGAGAGCCAGTCATTATCTGCTAAATTGAACTCTCCGATAACCTCTTCCCATCCTGGTTCAAACTCTTCAGGTGTAAGAATATCCGTCCACACAACACCACAAATACGTTCTTTGAAATTGGTGGAATTGCATAGCCTAACACCAACCTATGTATAACACGAAAACGCCATgcaaaaaacatatatattagaCACAAACAAACTTACATGAAAAACAGTAACGAAGTACAAAATGCCATATAttttaaaacaccaaacataaaaataagaaaatcaaCCTTCAGAGAAAGTTTATGCATCACATGCCACATGCATAACCAATGTCTTGTTTCAATAAATACAACAGAAATAGCCATCGTCATTGATGGATCTTGGTCagtgacaacaacttttggtGAGAACCAATAGCTTTTAGAAAAACTCTCAATAACCATATATACATATCAGGAGTTTCTGACACCAATAATGCAGTACTAAATGTAACATTGCAGTGGTGATTGTCTATATCAGTGAACGATACAAACACCATAGCGTATCTACATATGAAAACGCCAATGAGAAAGTGAAATGATAAAAAAAGGCCAATGCATGTAAACTCTGAAAAACGCGAATGCATGTAACCAGTGAAAACGCCAAAAGAACAAAAAAATTTGAATTATAAATATTACTTGTTGGAATGATACATGGCGTCATACGAAATCACATCACCAAACACGTGGTAATTACGTTTTGCTTGATCGTGACAACAAAAAAGTCCATTCAAACGACTCTCTTCATCTGTGAAGTAATCATACGAGAAATTAGGCTGGGACTGTttttttcatccaaatgtctCACAACCATCTCAGCATCGTATTCCCCTATAAACAAGGTAACTTGCCTCTTGTAGTTCTTAAATTCAACTTTACTTGCACCCACGTCTTCGAAACCGCCAAAACAagtcttcataacattaaacgccTTAACTGTACCCAAATTCAACTTAGACATGTTGTGTATAACATGTTTCTGGAGGTGAGTAAGGTGTCATTCATTTGGAAGAAAATGCTTATCAACATGTTCAAAAAGATCATGGTTGTGCTCCTCAACAAACTTATAGACCTTTCATGATCCAGCCTAAAAAATTACACATAAAAGTGCACCACAATCAATCCTCTTTGAAAAGTTGGATCGTACAATCCGTTCCATTTGATTGGGCTCCAACTTATCAACCATCTTGTCCTTAGATACCCCAGCTCTCGTACACATGTAATACTTAATATGTCTTTCACCTTTGGCGTTTATCTTTTCAGTCCCTTTCCTGACTGAAAAACCACAAGCCTTGGCATACGTAACATACATTGAATAACAATCATCGAGGCTTGTGAATATCATGTCCATTTTGGGCTTTATCTCTTCACTAACGTTAGGAATGATAAATGGTAAACCAGTTTTGGGGCAAAACCTTTCATTCGAAAAAACACCTTCATCTATGAAAACAAAGTGAGAAACAATTTCAGAAAAATGCCATTAAAAATAGAAATTGTCTCTTTATAACATTATCGATGAAAACGACATTACTTGAATAATAAACAAGACATAATAAACATATAACTGAAAACGCCATAATAGAAACGCCATAATAAAAACACCATTAGTTGAAAAATTAACAAATGTGATGAATTAACAATATTATTGAAACGTGATAATCAAAACGCCATGAGATGGATAATTAAGAATAATTAACAATATGAATAATTAACAAATATAACATGATAATGAAAACGCCATAGTTAACAAAACTGATGTTTACAAATTAAAAAATAGTAATAACTGATGTTTACAAATATTTCTCAATAATATTCAAAACTAATCAGGTGTAAAACACCAATGATCGTAAAACATAAGAAATATATTAGATCCCAAATGACAATTAACATTAATAATGAAAACTCCAATTATCAGTTCTTACTAATTGTTAAACAACCAATGAAAACGCGAAAAAATTGGATACATGAAGAACGCCATTGAAAACATACAACACATTGTAAaatattaatttgaaaaaaaaaacaacaatgaaACAAGCATAAAAGAACAAACGCCATATCTGTTGTATATGTGTTGCATGATTTGCTGGAACAAAATATGAAAACGTCATTAAATATTACTTTGTTGAACATAATCCATGTTAGACGCCGTAGATCTGAGAAAGCTTGGAAAGGAGGTAACTGCTAATATGAAATCTTTGGAGTTTTATTTGAAACAGATTTATAGCGTGAAATAAGGAGGGAATGCACAAAATGACAATCGTACCCCTGCATATCATTTAGCGCTCCCTGCCACGTGTTGGGCTaggatccgttctcacactttaagttgttttctcatgatcccgtttctatatatatatatatatacatatatatatatatatatataacaaaatttACAACCAATTAATCCAGGCATCACATGTTAAGCCTAATCTAGTCTTCAAGTTCTTTGTTTGATACGTGAAGCGCATATAGTGCATCAACTGCCACTTGTAACTCCGCCTGCGTTTAGCATATTTTACTATTTTATTGATACTCTAggttaatttgttattttttttttgagaaacgCGATGATCGGATGCAATGATATCCTCCAACATCTATTGGAGGCGCAAAAAAAAACATTTGGTTCTTCACTGTTGACGACATTCTGAAAGAAACATATTACAACAAACACAAGTAAATATAAGACATAAAAGAAATTTAGTTCACAAAAACCGACGTTGGAAAAACTATATAAATTTAGTACATAGGCTCAGAATTGTTATAATTTGTCATCACCATAACAAAGTAAATACCTATAACTATCACTTAGACACCAACATAAACCCCGATTACTAAGAAACTTACAAATTAGTAATACATAAACATAACTTAAGAATCAAAGTTCTATTATTAACTTTCAGGCTCTCTGAGTGATGGCTGCAAATGTTGGTTTTTTTAAAAGGTCCCGAGTTGCCACACTTGACGCGTAACGTCATCATCGCATTTAGAAACAACATCCATACTCGTTAAAAAAGAAAGGGCTTGAAACCCGTAAATAATCCCTAAATAGTCAAGGGATATGCGTtacaaataaaaaacataaacacCTTACTCTAAATGTACATCATATAAAACACATAGCATAGCAACAAACGTAAAGTACAACAACTCAAAGCACCCACAACTAACAAATTCATAACATACAATATGAGATCACGGTTGTCCGATAAAACTTATAGATAGACTCAGACTAACTAATAGCTGCATGTCATTACCATTGTTGCTATGCCAAgagttaacattcatcaccaccTACTTTACACAACCTTCATCAGCCACCATCAACCTAAATCAACAATTTTGTTATAACAGCCTTAAGCCACAGGCACCATAAGAAATCAAGTAGAAAACAAGCAACACATTTGGTCCACAAAGCAACCATCACAGCCAATAAGGCTTAGTAAGAACAAAAATACCCAAACACACTCAAGTTCTTTAGCCTCTAGTTAAAATCACCACTGACCATGACGAAGTCCACTTTACAACCACCATTAGCCGtgacaaaaacaaaaaaacaaatataaaccaTTATCGACATTCAACAATAATAAGATACTATAAATCAAATGGTCCAATCAAAAAATGTTCAGCCCATTCATCAAAAACATCATCGACGGTTGCCAAATAAAAAGAAACCAGGGAAGAAAATAGGGGCGGCACACAAGCACCATCACCAGCAATAGAAATAGAAACCAAATACCAAAGGCAAACGTCAACAACAACACCAACAACGTCAAAGAACTTACCGGTAGGGCGGAAACAACAACCAACACCAAATAAACACAGAGAAGACAGAGACTCAAAGATGACAATGAAGGGTTTAAAAAACCCTAAAAGGCTATATAATTCCAAGAAAGCAAAGGGACATGCATTCCAGATGCATTCAGTCACACAAAAACCCCACCAGAAGGGTACAACAACTTAAACACATAGCACAACAGCAACCTGCAAGATAAACCAAAAATTaataagaataaataaataaagagtaCCACAACCCAATTCACACACAACCTACAAATTAACAATGCGGTATGCCTATACACGAGTAAAAATTAAATACACCACAAATAATGAAAATAAGGTGAGTAACATAGCTGTTGCCTGTAACGAATTCGTTAGCCTGCATTATTTGCGTTCCCCCTTCACCAAGTCATTCCCAACAACATGGGTAGGTGTTTTCAGGTGGGTTTCAGCTTGCTCAACTTTCTCGTGCAGATCACCCCTCTATGTCGCGCATCCTAAGGCCATGTGTTGTCGGCGCCAAAGACATAGTGTGGGAGGAGCCACACCTATAGGGTGTTGCACACCTCCATGGGAGGGGGTGGATTGGGTGTGGGGATTAGATgtagtttaatttatttttatattaattattaattaatatacaAAACCAGATTAAAGATCATGTACATTAATTGAAAAGTGtaagaaatattgtggagatgacatgtatcctcaatctaaattaattcaaaagggtaaacaagtaattttctcATTGATTCAATTAATTGATAAACTTCTATAACCgccaccctttattttagtaatacgaattaatctacgaatttttatttttttttatcattcatCAATTATAACTTTCTGCAGATCGTAGAATGAAGGATTTTTTAGAGTGTATATAGTGACGGATGGAGAATAAAGGTTTTATACAgtgttatagtgttatatagtgttatagtgttatattttctggTAGCAGTCTATGatgatgtatagtgttatatagtgttatagtgttatatttcTTGTAGCAGGtttatgatggatgtatagtgttatatagtgttatagtgttatatttttctggtagcaggtctatgatggatgtatagtgttatatggtgttatatagttttatatagttttatatatttttggTAGCAGTTACATGTTTCCGGATTTTTAGAATGTCAGGATTTTTAGTGTTAGTTTAAAAATGGATCGCTGGAATTTAGGAGAGGTTACCTTATTTGAAACATATAAAAAGTCACTATTAcccctacaattttcaaatcagtccaaataatTGAAACACAATTTACAATTTGGTcactattgatctcaaccatgatatcaaagatctaatggtttaaaacacttctcacactttaggccctttttacactatccttaccctacaAAACCGTTCATTCATCTCCAacgtattatatattttttttaaattattactTATCTCATCACATTTCATACTCCCCTTGTCACAAAACACCTTAAATGAAAGACAAAGTGTGAAATTTTTGTAGCAATGTGTGACATCACTGTTATTTTATCAAATTTCACCCACCACAACGAATAGTTTAAGCATATGGTTGTCATATGCTACTATCACTCACTATATGAAAATGGAAAGAACAAAAAAATTATCTTAGTCATACTTTTTACACCATCTTTTAATTATCATTATCATTACCaatgttgtaaaagtcgctaggcggtccctagtcggcTGACTagggagttgggagtaatcggagtactcggagagtactcggggagtacgcggacatggtaaatataaagaaaattaattgttataaattatttatgtgttaaaataagcataattcatgtcaactgagtataatttagaatgaaacatgtttaaagttcaaatattctgaatacaagtccgactagtctgagtacaaggccgagtagtccgagtacaaggccgagtaggccgattttgactgagtttgaccgattaaaagtcaacaaaccatgttgaccgcctagaccgactaggccgactacgtccgactaggccgactaggcaccgagtactcccgagaaatcccgaggccgactaattgagaccgcctaggaggaagtcACCCCGGAGGGggtccgaggaccgagtactctccgagtactcgGCTGAGTaatccgacttttacaacactgatcATTACTATAAAATTGCTCAGTgggcaaaagtgaaagtacactaattttaacattattttactaatttggtgaaaataatattaaaagaggggatggttaatcatgcatcatgtggtggtgttGAAAGCCGAAAGACAATGaggtacatgcactaattggcgtttgtctcaattgctaagtgttatgtgccttatgtccaaggcttgatgcaaagctactatcgagccggggtcTTACTAGAAGCAGCCTCTTTATTCCTACGGGGTAggggtaaggttgtctacatcttacctcCTCAGACCAtatcttagctttgctattggtgggatatactgagtatgatgatgaggatgattactataaaaattattatttttattacatTCTTGACTCAAGTGGTTTCGTAGACAAATAAGTTCAAGTCTTCTAACAAATCTCCACTCGAACATCTCTTCCATCGCCACCTTGACTACACCCTCCTTTGAGTATTCGGTTATCAATGCTTTCCTCACCTTCAACCCTACGTTAGTTCTTACAAAAAACACTTTCACTCCACACCTTATATACTCCTTGGCTACAATCAACCACATTATAGGTATAGGTGTCTCGATCAAACAAATGATCACTTATATATTGCTTGACATGTTCGATTTCTTGAATATAATTTCCCATTTTAACATACAACCTCATCTATACCATTCCTCCTTCTTCTCAAAATTCCAATTCTTACACATCCTTTTCAGACTCCAtgtttgtcacaccctgatttctgCGTGGGCCAGGACTTGGGGCTTATGCGTGACGATTGATATAGATATTCACATTTAGCACAACGGAAGTCTTGggattataaaataatattacaaactacaagtgtctCAAAAGTTCAAATAATTATACAGACGGAAAGTGTActaaagatccacaggcggatcgaaaataaCAAAAATGAATATTAAGACTACTAGGCTTTGCGTGGAATCGCAAATTCCAATATGCATTTACCGAGCAGCTCCACCCTATTCCGTATTTGCTAACCTGTgcttagtcttttgaagatacgttagttttcactggtaaatacaattaaccgatatgttttgaaaatcttttcaaaaccattttataccatttagtatataaatttataaataacttgggacaaagTGATATGTCTTGTTACCTGTATTACATACTAGTCAATACATATGGGTCCTGGAACTAAACTCCGATACCCGACCAATCGgctaataccgtatcccaagcccgcatagggaaaataggttaagagtattttATCGAGCTTATCTTTACAAATCAAAGATATGTTAAGCACAACCGTTAATCGGAACAACTAATACATGTGCATTTACTGGATGCTCCTAGTCTGGAATGGACAGAACTATTATCCGTTAAAATGTTAACTGGTCTTATTTAAGTAATAAGACTTGGACCAGTTAACTTATAATATATAAGTAGGTTATGCTTGATTAAGCGGAGACCAGATAGAATTTGGTTTGCACCCTCACGAGTATTATAACTCGTATAATATGGGTTAAACAACCATACATTCTGATTAGAACTGATTTGGAAAGGTTTTGACCCGATTCGACTAACTTATATAAACTAGGTTATATAAGTCAACCGTAAGCGCATAGGCGGCATCAGGTGATCGGATGGGTCTATGGTAAGTCCAacatgccaaaacatgtttattatGTTACCACATCAGTTTATAACTCGGATTGTATGTTTCAAAAtcaatttatgcgcaaaaagggcattttgggtaTTATTTAGGCATAATATAAGGACTTTGCATAAAACCCGAGAAATGATATGATCAGAAGGTATAACCCTTAGGGTTTATTCCTTACAATACTGCGATTATATTTCAACTTCAAATCAGTATCTACATTATCTTAAatgggtcagaatcgaaagtcaaagtagaagtcaaactgtttgactttcggttgcgaaccgagctcGTTGGATATGATCAAATATGTCCTAATATGTTATGCAAATGGATATAATGTCAAAAATTAAGATTTCGATACTTAGAAGTTCATTTTATGCTAATTACGAAAAACTGcgttttgactttttatttaacaaaactttgacccgtcatttgacCAACTTAATGTGATCTTCAGAAGGTGCCCTCATAGGAGATTAACACCTACATTATTACAATCATGTAGCCATGTTCAATTTGAACATTAGCTTGACCAAAATGGTCATAattaaaagtcaaagcaaaagtcaatttgcttgactttcggctatTAACTAGCCTATAAATGAAACAA comes from the Helianthus annuus cultivar XRQ/B chromosome 4, HanXRQr2.0-SUNRISE, whole genome shotgun sequence genome and includes:
- the LOC110933992 gene encoding protein FAR1-RELATED SEQUENCE 3-like, whose translation is MSKLNLGTVKAFNVMKTCFGGFEDVGASKVEFKNYKRQVTLFIGEYDAEMVGVRLCNSTNFKERICGVVWTDILTPEEFEPGWEEVIGEFNLADNDWLSDIFELRESWIPAYNRMEELLGLMRTTSRSENENHFSGQVCNSKATLVEFITHYETTIEAQRHTHHKNDHESRYKCPRLKTELIGIADCINQRYEDQPDSCCVCFLDCLFYTEILCMRYIDIVFGVFREFPKQYILNRWRKEAYPNCSFKYSTSPEYMTELDPDVQSMINKDELSLYKDHVQSYMKNVQDMQIVAPPPSTRDRFAEITGQYKNDKNPIRVFVGYKSKGSGSRKRLKSKQKVAIEKTKSKSKPGAKERQCQNCKGNGHNASTCKKAVIKRKSTSSSRASKE